The Henckelia pumila isolate YLH828 chromosome 2, ASM3356847v2, whole genome shotgun sequence genome includes a window with the following:
- the LOC140881311 gene encoding aspartic proteinase 36-like — MTPSWIPLAVVLAVLAAAAVVGEGKGVTLTLERANHQGIELSQLRNRDRFRHGRFLQQQPLGVVDFPVEGTYDPFLVGLYFTRVKLGTPPKEFYVQIDTGSDVLWVGCNPCAGCPTSSGLQIQLEFFDPSSSNTASPISCSDQRCALGAQSSDSGCSGQNQCGYTFQYGDGSGTSGYYVSDSIYLETVVGDSLTSNSSAAVVFGCSTSQTGDLTKPDRAVDGIFGFGQNGLSVISQLSSQGITPNSFSHCLKGENGGGGIMVLGQIVEPNLVYTPLVPSQPHYNVNLLSISINGQTLAIDPSVFASSTNRGTIIDSGTTLAYLAKEAYDPFVTAITQTVSQYVRPIVSKGTQCYLTTSSISDIFPLVSLNFAGGASMILRPQDYLLQQNSVGGAAVWCIGIQKFQGEGMTILGDLVLKDKIVVYDLAGQRIGWANYDCSSSVNVTTAGSTGKTEFFNAGQFNDNNSAYTEPYKMIPSTIISLLLHVALFGVLPFL, encoded by the exons ATGACGCCGTCGTGGATTCCTTTGGCGGTGGTGTTGGCGGTGTTGGCGGCGGCGGCGGTCGTTGGTGAAGGGAAGGGGGTTACGTTGACTCTTGAGAGGGCGAACCACCAGGGGATTGAGCTGAGTCAACTCAGGAACCGTGACAGGTTTAGGCACGGCAGATTCTTGCAGCAACAGCCTCTTGGTGTCGTTGATTTCCCTGTCGAAGGAACCTATGATCCTTTTCTTGTGGG GTTGTACTTTACTAGAGTAAAATTGGGTACTCCTCCAAAGGAATTCTATGTACAGATAGATACTGGAAGTGATGTGCTATGGGTCGGTTGCAATCCCTGTGCTGGTTGCCCAACATCAAGCGGATTACAA ATTCAGCTAGAGTTTTTCGATCCTTCCAGCTCAAATACAGCATCGCCGATCTCATGTTCAGATCAAAGATGTGCTTTAGGTGCTCAGTCTTCTGATTCTGGGTGTTCAGGCCAAAACCAATGCGGATACACATTCCAGTATGGTGATGGCAGTGGCACATCAGGATATTATGTGTCAGATTCGATATATTTGGAAACAGTAGTTGGAGATTCTTTGACATCGAATTCTTCAGCAGCTGTTGTTTTTGG CTGTAGCACATCACAGACCGGGGATCTTACGAAGCCAGATAGGGCGGTTGATGGTATATTTGGTTTCGGACAAAATGGATTATCAGTAATCTCTCAACTTTCGTCTCAGGGAATCACCCCAAATTCATTTTCCCATTGCTTAAAAGGAGAAAATGGTGGGGGTGGTATTATGGTGCTTGGGCAGATTGTGGAGCCAAATCTTGTTTACACTCCTCTAGTTCCATCACA GCCCCATTACAATGTAAATCTACTAAGCATTTCAATAAATGGGCAAACATTAGCCATTGATCCGTCCGTTTTTGCATCATCAACCAACCGAGGAACCATAATCGATTCAGGAACAACGCTGGCATATCTTGCAAAAGAAGCTTATGACCCTTTTGTTACTGCG ATTACACAGACTGTTTCGCAATACGTCCGTCCTATTGTTTCAAAGGGGACCCAATGCTATCTAACTACCTCCAG CATCTCAGATATTTTCCCTCTAGTTAGCTTAAACTTTGCTGGTGGTGCCTCAATGATACTAAGGCCTCAAGATTACCTCTTGCAGCAGAACTCTGTT GGTGGTGCAGCAGTGTGGTGCATTGGCATTCAGAAATTTCAGGGCGAAGGAATGACAATTTTAGGAG ATTTGGTCCTGAAAGACAAGATTGTTGTCTATGATTTGGCTGGCCAAAGGATCGGATGGGCAAATTATGACT GTTCGTCGTCTGTGAATGTCACCACCGCAGGCAGTACCGGTAAAACCGAATTTTTCAACGCTGGACAGTTCAACGACAATAATTCAGCATATACCGAACCTTATAAGATGATACCGAGTACCATCATAAGTTTACTGTTGCATGTTGCATTATTTGGTGTTCTACCATTTTTATGA
- the LOC140881310 gene encoding putative phospholipid:diacylglycerol acyltransferase 2 — protein MASSFRLRKLCFLRPVKFSSNYRRPETEERKCFGTNSAVKDERLKQNKLKKQWRCMDSCCWTIGYLCTTWWLLLFLYHFSPVNFQGFKGRPEPPGERLRRGGATALHPVVLVPGIVTGGLELWEGRPCSDGLFRKRLWGGSFTEIFKRPICWLEHLSLNNETGLDPPGIRVRAVPGLVEADYLAPGYFVWASLIQNLARIGYEEKNMYMAAYDWRLSFQNTETRDQTLTRLKSKIELMHVTNGYKKVVVVPHSMGAIYFLHFVKWVEAPPPMGGGGGPDWCAKHIKAIMNISPTFLGVPKIVGSILSVERKDLAFIRAMAPGFLDSKILGLQGLEHVMRVSRTWDSMVSLLPKGGEAIWGNLDWSPEQNYVCGSKKEKNRRNSVTKSNTTDDKSIFEVQESTNYGRIISFGKMASELHSSKLPTSNSQEQALRPNDTITHSYPPSHGKLWTEYDEIRPDNIYRIFENKAYTAKTLLDLLRSIAPMMMQRAEAQFSHGMANNLDDPKYNNYKYWSNPLETKLPDAPHMEIYCLYGVGIPTERSYVYKLSPSSRRRSIPLQIDSSAADGNHNGCLKGGVYYVDGDETVPVLSSGFMCAKGWRGKTRFNPSRSSTYVREYKHQAPANLLEGRGRASGAHVDIMGNVALVEDILRVAAGASGVEIGGDQIYSDIVEISKKVSIRL, from the exons ATGGCTTCGAGTTTTCGGTTGCGGAAGCTTTGTTTTCTGCGGCCTGTGAAGTTTTCTTCGAATTATCGAAGACCggaaaccgaagaaagaaaatGCTTTGGCACCAATTCTGCAGTAAAAGATGAGAGGCTGAAACAAAACAAGCTGAAGAAACAATGGAGGTGCATGGATTCTTGTTGCTGGACGATTGGCTACTTATGCACCACTTGGTGGCTACTCTTGTTTCTGTACCATTTTTCACCCGTAAACTTTCAAGGATTTAAGGGCCGCCCAGAACCGCCGGGTGAGAGACTGAGACGCGGCGGCGCCACCGCGCTTCATCCTGTAGTTTTGGTTCCCGGCATTGTCACCGGAGGACTCGAGCTGTGGGAAGGCAGGCCTTGTTCAGATGGCCTCTTCCGCAAGCGGCTATGGGGCGGCAGCTTTACTGAAATATTCAAGAG GCCTATATGTTGGTTAGAGCATCTGTCTTTAAACAATGAAACAGGGCTCGATCCTCCCGGAATTCGGGTCCGGGCGGTGCCCGGGCTCGTAGAGGCAGACTATTTGGCCCCTGGGTATTTCGTTTGGGCTAGTCTGATTCAGAATTTGGCCCGAATAGGCTACGAGGAGAAGAATATGTACATGGCAGCCTATGACTGGAGACTGTCCTTTCAAAATACAGAG ACGAGGGATCAAACTCTGACTAGATTGAAGAGCAAAATCGAGCTGATGCACGTAACGAATGGATACAAGAAAGTGGTGGTGGTGCCTCATTCAATGGGTGCGATCTATTTTCTCCACTTTGTCAAATGGGTCGAAGCGCCTCCGCCGATGGGAGGTGGCGGCGGACCAGATTGGTGTGCGAAGCACATCAAAGCAATCATGAATATTAGTCCCACGTTTCTTGGTGTACCAAAAATCGTGGGCAGTATATTGTCTGTAGAAAGGAAAGACCTTGCTTTCATAAG AGCTATGGCTCCCGGTTTCTTGGATTCTAAAATTCTGGGCCTTCAAGGTTTGGAGCATGTCATGCGAGTATCTCGAACATGGGACTCCATGGTTTCTCTGTTACCTAAAGGAGGCGAGGCCATTTGGGGTAACTTGGATTGGTCACCTGAACAAAATTATGTGTGTGGTTCGAAGAAAGAAAAGAACCGTCGAAATTCTGTCACAAAGAGCAACACCACCGATGATAAAAGCATTTTTGAAGTTCAAGAATCAACGAACTATGGTAGGATAATCTCTTTTGGAAAGATGGCATCAGAATTGCATTCTTCAAAGCTCCCTACTTCCAATTCACAG GAACAAGCACTGCGACCCAACGATACCATAACACACTCCTATCCTCCATCACATGGAAAATTATGGACTGAATATGATGAAATAAGGCCAGATAACATCTACCGAATTTTCGAAAACAAAGCATACACCGCAAAAACTTTGCTGGATCTTCTCCGTTCCATCGCTCCAATGATGATGCAACGTGCCGAAGCTCAATTCTCACATGGCATGGCTAACAACCTGGACGATCCTAAGTATAATAACTACAAGTACTGGTCGAATCCACTTGAGACCAA ATTGCCGGATGCACCACACATGGAAATATACTGTCTCTACGGAGTGGGAATCCCGACGGAAAGATCATATGTCTACAAGCTCTCACCCTCCAGCAGGCGCAGAAGCATTCCTCTCCAAATAGACAGCTCTGCAGCAGATGGAAATCACAATGGCTGCTTAAAAGGTGGGGTGTACTATGTGGATGGCGACGAAACTGTTCCAGTTCTGAGCTCTGGTTTTATGTGTGCCAAAGGCTGGCGAGGAAAAACACGTTTCAACCCATCCAGGAGCTCAACTTACGTAAGAGAATATAAGCATCAAGCACCAGCAAATTTGCTGGAGGGGCGGGGCCGAGCTAGTGGTGCACATGTTGATATAATGGGAAACGTGGCCTTAGTCGAGGACATATTACGTGTGGCTGCTGGAGCATCTGGTGTTGAGATTGGAGGCGATCAAATCTACTCCGATATTGTGGAAATATCTAAGAAAGTGAGTATTCGGCTGTGA